The following proteins are co-located in the Paludibaculum fermentans genome:
- a CDS encoding protein kinase domain-containing protein — translation MTPDQPTRLRLGSYHLDLRTGELSLPENGERGRRTLLQEQPFRVLRILIERTGEIATRDEIRKTLWPNDTIVDFDHSINVAIGTLRRAFGDSAAQPMYIETVARRGYRLLVQPEPLAAIDEPSREPEVSTPALTTAAGSLIGRKVSHFRVLEVIGGGGMGMVYKAEDLKLGRQVALKFLPEEMATDTVALKRFEREAQTASSLNHANICTIFEIDEHEGQPMLVMELLEGATLRDCLVPFESGGMPVEQLLPIAKQTCDGLQVAHSQGIIHRDIKPANIYLSTEGAVKILDFGLAKLVEGQDLGDGQAAQSPLASRTADLSLVAPGGAMGTASYMSPEQIRKEKLDARTDLFSLGLVLYEMATGQRAFPGDNATGIHHALLNKQPPPVRELNPAVPPALEAIIAKALQKDRDNRYPTAKEMRKALDDVPTPRQLRLRRIRQWLAIAAVVLLASAASWSYWRYLTRYQLTANDTIVIADLSNHTSDPVLDDALNLALPVELAQTPFLQVLAQDKVRESMKQLQHPQDGKVTTEIAREVCRKTNSKAVVTSSIADVGNHFRILLSGINCQSGNTFAESRRDVALRKDIVHALGLAGVELRGRMGEPASSLRSYDVPLEQATSSSPEALQLLAKGFRNHFSPDKASVTSYYERAIDIDPDFALAYASVGIIYLSQGRVGEAVAAEKRAYDLRDRLTGQLRFLAVTLYYSVGLGDQEKAYPIYRQWIQTFPLDGVAHNNYAGAALSLGKYNESAAAAREAIRLMPSLAGGNYTTLMIATTKADRLDEAKIIFAEAQARNFDEFPLHASRHLIAFLQHDEPAMKEQLAWAETHDAWQLFSQAADARIYSGRFEDAVQWMDKARKAAVKARSKSAVALFNLDTALWQSEVGRTADARLSLIAAIPVVNGRDDRLGLALALARSGEPAQAATLVDEIDRASPSDTLVQKFSLPTIRAAIRLHEGDAQGAVDILRPVEEYDLIFSRSFDWIYPAYLRGLAYLRLGQGGPAAAQFRKLLDHPALVGQSVTGVLARLQLGRAQVLLGDKPAARKSYQEFLSLWKDADPGIPVLDTAKAEYAVLR, via the coding sequence ATGACGCCTGATCAGCCAACTCGCCTGCGGCTGGGGTCGTACCATCTTGATCTCCGCACGGGTGAATTGAGCCTGCCGGAGAACGGCGAGAGGGGCCGCAGGACCCTGCTGCAGGAGCAACCCTTCCGGGTGCTGCGAATCCTGATTGAGCGGACCGGCGAGATCGCCACCCGCGACGAGATCAGGAAAACGCTCTGGCCAAACGATACGATCGTGGATTTTGACCACAGCATCAATGTGGCCATTGGGACACTTCGCCGCGCGTTCGGCGATTCCGCGGCGCAGCCCATGTACATCGAAACCGTCGCTCGGCGCGGTTACCGGTTGCTGGTTCAGCCTGAGCCACTCGCAGCCATCGACGAGCCCTCCCGGGAACCCGAGGTCTCGACGCCTGCGCTCACCACAGCCGCGGGCAGCCTGATCGGCAGGAAGGTTTCACACTTCAGGGTACTTGAGGTGATCGGCGGCGGCGGCATGGGGATGGTCTACAAGGCGGAAGACCTGAAACTCGGCCGCCAGGTGGCCCTGAAGTTCCTGCCGGAAGAGATGGCCACCGATACGGTCGCACTCAAGCGCTTTGAACGGGAAGCCCAGACGGCATCCTCTCTCAACCACGCCAACATTTGCACGATTTTCGAGATCGACGAGCACGAAGGACAGCCGATGCTCGTTATGGAGTTGCTGGAAGGCGCGACCCTCCGCGATTGCCTGGTCCCCTTCGAGTCCGGAGGGATGCCTGTGGAGCAACTGCTGCCAATTGCCAAGCAGACTTGCGACGGTCTGCAGGTTGCCCATTCCCAAGGGATCATCCATCGGGACATCAAACCTGCCAACATTTATCTCTCCACCGAAGGTGCGGTCAAGATCCTTGATTTTGGGTTGGCGAAGCTTGTGGAGGGGCAGGATCTGGGGGACGGGCAAGCGGCCCAATCTCCACTGGCGTCCAGAACCGCTGATCTCAGCCTCGTGGCCCCTGGTGGCGCGATGGGGACAGCAAGCTACATGTCGCCCGAGCAGATCAGGAAGGAGAAACTGGACGCCCGCACCGACCTGTTCTCCCTGGGACTGGTGCTGTATGAAATGGCAACCGGCCAGCGCGCATTCCCGGGAGACAATGCCACAGGGATCCACCATGCCCTGCTCAACAAGCAGCCCCCTCCCGTTCGCGAGCTGAATCCGGCGGTCCCTCCGGCGCTCGAGGCAATCATCGCCAAAGCGCTGCAGAAGGACCGGGACAACCGATACCCGACGGCGAAGGAGATGCGCAAGGCTCTGGACGACGTGCCAACTCCACGGCAACTGCGTCTCCGTCGCATCCGGCAATGGTTGGCCATCGCCGCGGTGGTGCTGCTCGCCTCGGCTGCCTCCTGGAGCTACTGGCGTTACCTGACCCGCTATCAGCTCACCGCCAACGACACCATTGTGATTGCCGATTTGTCCAACCACACCAGCGACCCGGTGCTGGATGATGCCCTCAATCTCGCCTTGCCGGTCGAATTGGCGCAAACGCCATTCCTCCAGGTACTGGCGCAGGACAAAGTGCGCGAGTCAATGAAGCAGTTGCAGCATCCACAGGATGGCAAGGTGACGACGGAGATTGCCCGGGAGGTCTGCCGGAAGACCAATAGCAAGGCGGTCGTCACCAGTTCCATCGCCGATGTGGGCAATCACTTTCGCATCCTGCTCAGTGGTATCAACTGCCAGAGCGGCAACACGTTTGCGGAATCCAGGCGGGACGTGGCTTTGCGTAAAGACATCGTGCACGCGCTGGGCCTGGCTGGCGTTGAGCTTCGTGGAAGAATGGGGGAACCCGCCAGCTCTCTGCGATCATACGATGTGCCGCTTGAGCAAGCGACGTCATCGTCTCCCGAAGCCCTGCAACTCCTGGCAAAAGGGTTCAGAAACCACTTTTCTCCGGACAAGGCGTCCGTTACGTCTTACTATGAGCGCGCCATCGACATAGACCCCGATTTCGCGTTGGCTTACGCCTCAGTCGGTATTATTTATCTGTCCCAAGGAAGAGTCGGGGAGGCGGTCGCGGCGGAGAAGAGGGCCTATGATCTTCGAGACCGGCTGACGGGACAGCTGAGATTCCTCGCGGTGACGCTGTATTACTCGGTCGGCCTGGGCGATCAGGAGAAGGCGTATCCCATTTATCGCCAATGGATCCAGACCTTTCCCCTGGATGGAGTCGCGCACAACAACTATGCTGGCGCTGCGCTGTCGCTGGGCAAGTATAACGAGTCGGCCGCCGCAGCGAGAGAGGCCATCCGGCTGATGCCATCGCTCGCCGGTGGAAACTACACGACGCTCATGATTGCAACCACGAAGGCGGATCGTTTGGACGAGGCGAAGATCATCTTCGCCGAGGCCCAGGCGCGGAATTTTGACGAATTCCCGTTGCATGCTTCGCGCCACCTGATCGCCTTCCTGCAACATGACGAGCCGGCGATGAAGGAGCAACTTGCCTGGGCAGAAACTCATGATGCCTGGCAACTATTTTCCCAAGCGGCGGATGCTCGTATATACTCCGGTCGTTTCGAAGATGCGGTTCAATGGATGGATAAAGCACGAAAAGCGGCGGTGAAGGCACGGTCAAAATCCGCCGTGGCCCTTTTCAACCTGGACACCGCCCTGTGGCAATCTGAAGTGGGTCGAACGGCAGATGCGAGGCTGTCGCTAATTGCAGCGATTCCGGTGGTGAACGGCCGGGACGACCGGTTGGGGCTGGCCCTGGCGCTGGCTCGCTCCGGTGAGCCGGCACAAGCAGCAACGTTGGTTGACGAGATCGATCGGGCGTCCCCATCCGATACCCTGGTTCAGAAATTCAGCCTGCCTACAATTCGCGCGGCGATCAGGCTTCATGAGGGCGACGCTCAAGGTGCGGTAGACATACTTCGCCCGGTTGAAGAATACGACCTGATCTTCAGCCGTTCCTTCGATTGGATCTATCCTGCTTACCTCCGCGGACTCGCCTATCTTCGATTGGGCCAAGGCGGTCCGGCCGCCGCTCAGTTTCGAAAGCTGCTCGACCACCCCGCCCTTGTCGGACAATCTGTGACTGGGGTATTGGCTCGTCTGCAACTTGGGCGTGCGCAGGTGTTGTTGGGCGACAAGCCGGCAGCCCGAAAATCGTACCAGGAGTTCCTGTCCCTTTGGAAGGATGCGGACCCTGGCATCCCTGTGTTGGATACAGCTAAAGCCGAATACGCTGTGCTGAGGTGA